DNA from Gammaproteobacteria bacterium:
GCCGGGGACCGTCGCGCCGTTCCGCGCGCCGATCCATACGCTGTCGGCTTCGTTGATGACGTAGCCGATCGTGGCGATCAAGCCGTCGTCGCGGATGCGCACTCCGTGGCCGAATCGCTCGGTGCCGAGAAGGCCCGCGCTCATCGCGTCCTCCGGCACGCGCGCCTTCACGGATACGAGCGCGTCGAGCGGCGGCGGGGTCGGTGCCGAGCGGAGCGTCATGCAGTTATGGTATCCGATCGCGCGCGGACTTAAGAAAAAATGAGACATACCGGCCGCGCGCCGTTTCGCTGGCCCGATCCAAGCGTGTGGCATAATCGGTCGATTCCTCACTTCGAGTCGAGCGGCTCGCCGAGCGGCGAATGAAATACGTGCTTCCAGTCGTTTTGGCCCTCGTCGTCATCGGTGGCGGCGTGTGGTATGCCATGCGCGACGAAAGTGCCGTCGTCCCGCCCCGCGGCGCGGCGGCCTCCGCGCAGGGCGGCGGTTTCGGCGCGGCGCAGGAAGAACCGCTCGTCATCGTCGACCGGGTGCGCCGCGAGGAGCTGAGCGAGACCGTGGAAGCGCTCGGCACGGCGCTCGCGAACGAGTCGGTCACGCTCACGGCCAAGGTCACCGACACGGTCAGCGCGGTGAGCTTCGAGGACGGCGACTACGTCGAGGCAGGCGAGATCCTCGTGCAGCTCACGAACCAGGAGGAAGAGGCGCTGCTCGCCGAGGCGGAGGCCAACCTCGAGGATGCGGAGGCGCAGCTTCGCCGCGTCGAGGATCTGGCGGAGCAAGGCCTCGCGCCGAGGTCCGAGCTCGACGTCGCACGCACGCGCGCGGCCGCCGCCCAAGCCCGGCTCGACAGCATCGTCGCGCGCTTGCGCGACCGCCTGATTCGGGCGCCTTTCAGCGGCCTGCTCGGCTTTCGGCAAGTCAGCCCCGGCACGCTCGTGCAGCCGAGCACGCCGATCACCACGCTCGACGACATCTCCACGATCAAGCTCGATTTCACGGTTCCCGAGTCGTTCATCGGCGACATGAAGCCGGGCTCGCGCGTCGTCGCGCGGAGCGTCAGCTACCCGGGCCGGGAGTTCGAAGGCGTCGTGCGCACGGTCGGCTCCCGCGTCGACCCGATCACCCGCGCAGTCCCCGTTCGCGCGCACATTCCGAACGAGGACCGGGCCCTGCGCCCGGGCATGCTGCTCACGGTCGAGGTCGTCACGCAAAAGCGCATGGCGCTCGTGGTGCCCGAGAGCGCCGTGTTCCAGGTCCAGGATCGTGCCTACGTGTACCGGGTCGGCCCGGACCACGTCGCCCGCCAGCATCAGATTCAGGTCGGGGCTCGGCGGTTCGGGATCGTCGAGGTCACGGCCGGGCTCGAGGAGGGCGATCTGATCGTCGCCGAGGGCATCATCAAGCTGCGCGACGGCGTCCGCGTGCGCTTCGAAGGCGCCGAGCAGGAGATCAGCGACTCCGCGACCTCGGAGCTCCGGTCCGCGGTCGCGAGCGGGTAGGAACAGCGGTACGGCGAGCCCGGTGTTGCGGAACGGGCACGTCTGGAGGAAATAGGAGCGGATAGCCGATGTGGCTGTCGGACGTTTCGGTCAAGCGGCCGGTCTTCGCGACCGTCATCAGCCTCGTGCTCGTCGCTTTCGGCGTGCTGTCGTTTCGCGATCTCACGGTCCGGGAGCAGCCGGACGTCGTGCCGCCGGTCGTCCAAGTCCAAACCTCGTATCCCGGGGCGTCCGCGGCGATCATCGAGACGCGCATCACGCAGATCCTCGAAGGTGAGCTGAGCGGCATCGAGGGGGTCAAGTCGATCCGCTCGACGAGCCGCGACGGGCAGTCCAGCGTTACCGTCGAGTTCGAGCTCGACCGCGATCTGGACGAGGCGGCGAACGACGTGCGCGACCGCGTCTCGCGCATCCTCGGCCGCTTGCCGGAGGACGCGGATCCGCCGTCCGTATCGAAGTCCGACTCCGACACGCAGCCCATCATGTGGCTCACGCTCACGAGCGACCGCATGGGCATGATGGAGCTCACGGACTACATGGAGCGCTACGTCATCGACCGCTTCGCGTCGATCCCGGGCGTCTCGCAGATCCGGGTCTTCGGGGCCGGCGGCCCGTCGATGCGCATCTGGCTCGACCGGCACGCGCTCGCCGCGCGCAACCTCACCGTCACCGACGTCGAGAACGCCCTCCGCGCGGAGAACATCGAGCTCCCGGCCGGGAGGATCGAGTCGCTCGACCGCGATTTCCAGGTCCGCATCGCACGCAACTACCAGACGGCCGAAGACTTCCGCCGCCTCGTGCTCTTCGAGGGCGAGGACGGCCACCTCGTGCGGCTCGGCGAGGTTGCGGACGTCGAGGTGGGCCCGCGGCAGCACGAGCGGATGTTCAGAACGAACGGCGCGACCACGACCGGGTTCGGCGTGATCAAGCAATCCACCGCGAACACGGTCGAGGTGCTCGACGCCGTGAAGGCCGAGGTCGCGAAGCTGAACGACGAGTTTCCGGAAGGCATGCGGATCATCACGAGCGGCGACGATTCCATCTATATCCGCTCGGCGATCAGGTCCGTTTACGAGACGATCCTGATCACCACCGTCCTGGTCGGCTTCGTGATCTTCGTCTTCATCGGCAATCTTCGCGCGATGCTGATTCCGCTCGTGACGATCCCGGTGTGCCTGATCGCGTCGTTCTCCGCGCTGGCCGCTTTCGGGTACTCGATCAATCTCGTCACGCTGCTCGCGCTCGTGCTCTGCATCGGGCTCGTCGTCGACGACTCGATCGTCGTGCTCGAGAACGCGCATCGCCGCATCGAGACCGGTGAAGCGCCGCTGCTCGCCGCCTTCAACGGCACGCGCCAGGTGTCGTTCGCGATTCTCGCGTCCACGGCCGTGCTCGTATCCGTGTTCGCGCCGGTCGCGTTCCTGAAGGACAACATCGGCCGCATCTTCGCCGAGCTTGCCGTCACGATGGCCGCGGCGATCATCTTCTCGTGCGTGCTCTCGCTGTCGCTCGCGCCGATGCTCTGCTCGAAGCTGCTGAAGCCCGCCACGAGGGAAGGGCGGCTTACGCACGCGCTCGACAAGGGCTTCGAGTGGGTCGCGGCGAAGTACAAGGCCGCGCTGCACCATAGCCTGAAGGCGCCTTGGGCGGCCGCGGTGGTCAGCATCGCAATCGGCTTCGGCGCGTATGCGCTCGTCCGGCAGGTGCCGCAGGAGTACGCGCCCGAGGAGGACCAGGGGCAGTTCAACGCGCAGCTCCAGGCGCCCGAAGGCATGAGCTTCGAGCAGATGGTCGAGGCCGGCATGCAGGCCGAGTCCTACATGGAGCCCTACTTCGAGGACGGCACGATTCAGCGCGGCGTCGTCTCGGTGCCCGGATGGGGCAACGCCGCGGGCATCGTCAACGTCACGCTGCGCCCGTGGGACGAGCGCACGATCACGACCGACGAGCTGATGGAAGAGCTGAACCGCAAGTGGGCGCAGATCCCGTCCGTGCGGATCATCGCGTTCCCGCGCCGCAGCGGCGGCGGCGGAGGCGGCGGCGGAGGCCAGCCGGTCCAGATCGTGCTCGGCGGGCCGACCTACGAGGAGCTCGCCCACTGGCGCGACATCATCATCGACCGCGCGTCGGAGAATCCCGGGTTGCTGCGCTTCGACTCCGACTTGAAGGAGACGCAGCCTCAAGTGCTCGTGCGCATCGACAGCGACCGTGCCGCGAGTCTCGGCGTCTCCACGCGCGCGATCGGGCAGACCCTGCAGACGATGATGAGCGAGCGCACCGTGACGACGTACGTCGTCGACGGGGAGGAGTACGACGTAGTGCTGCAGGCGAAGCCGGAGCAGCGCGCGACCTACTCGGACCTGCGCAACATTTTCGTCCGCTCCGAGCGCTCCGGGCAGCTGATCCCGCTGTCGAACCTCGTGCGCCTCGAGAGCATAGCGGGCCCGAGCGAGCTGAACCGCTACAATCGGCTGCGCGCCGTCACTATCAGCGCGAGCCTCGCCGACGGCTACACGCTCGGCGAAGCGCTCGACTATCTCGAGAATCTCGTCCGCACCGAGCTGCCGCCCACCGCACAGCTCGATTATCGAGGCGAGTCGCTCGAGTTCAAGGAGGCGTCGGGCTCGCTGCTCTTCACGTTCGGCGTCGCACTCTTCGTCGTTTTCCTCGTGCTCGCGGCGCAGTTCGAGAGCTTCGTGCATCCGCTCGTGATCATGGTCACCGTGCCGCTCGCCGTGGCGGGCGGGCTGTTCGGGCTGTGGATCACCGGGATGACGCTGAACATCTACAGCCAGATCGGCATCATCATGCTGGTCGGCATCGCGTCGAAGAACGGAGTGCTGATCGTGGAGTTCATCAACCAGCTCCGCGATCAGGGGCGGGAGTTCACGGAGGCCGTGGAAGAGGCGGCGCGCATCCGCTTCCGTCCGGTGATCATGACCGCGTTCGCCACGATGATGGGTGCCGTGCCGCTGATCTTCGCCACGGGTCCCGGGTCGTCGAGCCAGAACACCCTCGGCGTCGTGATCTTCTTCGGCGTGTTGGTCGCGACGATGCTCACGCTGTTCGTCGTGCCGTCGTTCTACCATCTCTTCGCGCGGCATACGGGGTCGCCCGGCGAGGTCGCGGCAAAGCTCCGCGCGCTGCAGGCGGGGATCGCTCGGTCCGCCAGCTGATCGAAGCGGGACTCGAGCTCGTGCGGGAGATCGATACCGGCGCCGGTATCTCCGGCGTCGAGGCGACGTGCCGGAAGGCGTAGCGATGCGACTCTCTGTTCAGAATGCCGTAGCGGCGGCGCTCTCGGCGGCCGCGGTGCTCGTCGCGGCCGGCGCGGCGCTCGGTCAATCGAACGGCGAAGCGGATGCCGCGCTCACGGCGGCCCGCTACACCGACGGCGGCGATCTCGAATTTCCGGCGAATACCGACGAGTGGATCGTGCTCGGCACCGGCATCGGCGGCGGCTACGAGGAGGGCGTGCTCGACCCCGCGAACCCCGGCCCGATCACGGTCGCGCAGATCGAGCCGAGCGCGTACCGCTATCTGCTCGAGCACGGCCGCTATGCGGACGGCACGATGCTGCTGCTCACGTTCTACCGCACGCAGGAGAAGCCGGAGCCCGCGCTTCGCGGCTTCGTGCAGGGCGACGTCGCCCTCCGCGAGATCCACGTGATCGATCGCGAGCGGTATCCGGAGGAAGGCCGTGCGTTCTTCCAGTACCCGCCCGGGACCGCGGTCAGCGAGAAGCTGCCGCTCGGCAGCGAATGCGTCGCTTGCCACGCCGAGCACGGCGCCTTCGACGGGACGTTCACGCAGTTCTACCCTCCGGTGCGCCGTTTCGCCGATTAGCAGCGCCGCGGGCGCATTCCGCGCGCGCCGTCCCGGTCCATCCTCCTGCACACCGACGCGGATTGCGCGATACTCCGGGTACCGACGCATGAGTCTCTCCTGATCGATCGAGGCGAGCGGGGAAGGAGAACCGATGAGCACACTGCCGAAGTCGATACTCGGCCGTACCGGGCTCGAGGTGACGAAGCTCGGCTACGGCGCCATGGAGCTGCGCGGGGTCGATCACTTCCCGCGCCTGTCGGCCGGTGAGGCGAGCGCCCTCCTGAACGGCGTGCTGGACCACGGGATCAACTACATCGATACCTCGCCCGATTACGGCTACTCCGAGGAGCTGATCGGCCGGCACCTTGCGCATCGCCGCAACGAGTTCTATCTCGCGAGCAAGTGCGGTTGTCCCGTGGAGCCGCCCGACGTGCCTTACGAGGATCGCAAGCCGCACAGCTTCACCCGGGAGAACATCCGCGCCGGCGTCGAGCAGAGCCTTGCGCGCATGAAGACCGATCATCTCGACGTCGTGCAGTTCCATCTCAGCCCGTCGCGCTCGGTCCTCGAGCGAGACGACTCTCTCGCGGAGCTCGAGGCGCTCAGGGACGAAGGCAAGGTCCGCTTCATCGGGATGTCGGGTACTCGTCCCGAGCTCGAGGAGCACATCGAGATGGGGGTCTTCGACGTCTTCCAAATTCCGTACTCGGTGCTCGAGCGCGAGCACGAAGCGCTGATTCACGAGGCGGCGCGGCGCGGCGCCGGCATCGTGATTCGCGGCGGCGTCGCGCGGGGCGTGTTCGTCAAGGACGAGTCGGTCATCGACGACTATCCCGCGTTTCTCCAGGCCGGGTTCCGGGCCAGACGGCGGCTGTGGCAGCAGACGAAGACCGACGACCTGCTCGAGGGCATCACGCCGATGGAATTCATGCTGCGCTTCACGATCAGCAATCCCGACATGTCGACCACGATCGTCGGAACGGCGAGCCTTGCGCACTTGAAGGACAACGTGGAGGCGGCCGCCAAGGGGCCGCTGCCGAACGATCTCTACGAAGAAGCCCGGAAACGATTTGCCGCCGCGGGGCAACGCTCGGAGTGAGCTCTTCGTCGTGGGCCCCGCGTCTTTGCGTTGCCGCGACGTCCGAGCATCGCGCACGAAACGAGCAGCAGCAGCGCCGCCCCGGCCGCGCCTCCTCCGCCGCCGCCGGCGGGCTCCCGGGGTACGACCTCGACCGTCCGCGTCGCCGTGGTCACGTTTCCGGCGCTGTCGACGACGTCGTAGGTGACGCTGTATCGGCCTATCACGTTCGTATCGACAGGGTTGTCGACGACGATCAGGCTCGTGAGATCGCCGTCGACGTCGTCGACGGCGCTCGCACCGGCGTCGTCGTACGTCTCGCCGACGGTGATCGTGATCGTCGAGTCGCCGTTCAACGTGAGGACCGGCGGGCTGTCGGGCCCGCCGTCGCCCGGCCCGGCCTCCGTCACGCGCAACACGGCGCGCGCCTCGTCGTTGGCGGGATTCCGGTCGGTCGGGACGGCATCGACTATGGACACGCGCGCAACGGCGAGGACCTCGCCGGCCGCGCTCGCGATGGCGCTCACGTCGGCGGATCTCGCTGCACCGGCCAAGAGCGGCGACCAGCGACACACGACGGCCGTTTGATCCCCGCGCGGCTCGATGGAGCAGGATTGGTCGTCGACGGCGTCGATGCCGAAGGGCGGATCGCCGGAGAACGCGGTCTCGAGAACGAAGTTCGCGACGTCGGCATCCGCCAGGTTCCGCGCCGTCACTTGCCAAGTGACGCGATCGCCGACGGCGGCGGGATTCGGGGTCACGGTGATAGACGCCGCGAGGTCCGCGCCTTCCGGCGGCGGGCCGCTCGGCACGACGTCGACCGTGATCGAGAACTCCTGATCGACCTCGTCGCGTTTCACTTTGGCGCGCAGCCTTATCCGGTGCTCGCCGATGTCTTCCAGACCGGGCGTGCCGAAAATCGTGTCGTGTCCGTCGAACTCGAGCCACCGCGGCAGCGCTCGCGCGATGAATCGGAGTCGGCCGTCGTCGTCGTCATCGTCATCGTCGCGATCGTCGTCGTCGGGGACGTTCTCGGCGGTCATCCGGTACGAGTAGGTTTGGCCGACGGTCGCGGTCGTGGGCGGCTCGCTCGTGAAGACGAGCTCGGCGAGCGCCGGTGCGTTGGCGATCAAGGCTACCAGGGCGGTGATTACGGCCAGTCGCCGCGAAAAAGGCTCTAAGCGCATTCTTTTTGTATTCGAGAGACGTTCCTGGGTTTGATGAATAAGCAGGCAAGAAGCGTGCCGCCAGGATTGGCAGCCGCACGGTGCGGCCTGCCGCGCCCCGATATTTCCGCGCCGGGGCGTCGTTTCGATTCTTGACCCGATTGCCGCTTGTGTGCAGGAATGACGGCTGTCGGGGGGTGTGCGCGGTCGGTGGTCGGCCGGCAAACCTCCTCGGCCCGGCATGTAGGCTGTTGAACGAGGTGCTCTCGATGAAGTGGGTGGTGCCGCTGCTCGTCGTGCTCTTTAGCGTCGTCTCGCCGTCTCGAGCGATGGCTCAACCCGACCTCGCGTCGATTCTCGAAAGTCCGGCCCGTCCCCAAGAGGACCGCGACCGGGATGCGAGCCGCCGCCCGGCCGAGGTCATCGAGTTCTTCGGCATCGAACGGGGCGCGCACGTCGCCGATCTGCTTACGGGCGGCGGCTATTGGACGCGAATCCTCGTCCCGTTGGTCGGTCCCGAAGGCCGCGTCTTCGCCGGCAACAATCCTTTTTTCGACGAGTTTTTCGGCGATGCGTTCGATGCGCTTCTCGCGGAGCCGGCGTTCGCGAGTGTCGTGAGAATCGACGGCCCGGTCGATGAAATCGCGTTGCCGGAGGACGGCTCTCTCGATGCCGTGATAATGGTCATGGCGTACCATGATCTTTTCCTCACGGACGAGGATCGCGGCGTGCTCAATCGCAAAGTTTTCGCCGCGCTGAAGCCCGGGGGCGTCTACGGGATCATCGACCACGAGGCCGGGGAGGGCGTCGGCGCGAGCCAGGTCGAAGCGCTGCACCGCATCGAGAAACGGATCGTCGTCGACGAGATCGAGGCCGCGGGGTTTCGGCTCGCCGACGAAGCGGACTTCCTGCGCAACGAAGCCGACGATCACTCGTCGGGGATTTTCGACCCCGAAATCGCCGGCAACACCG
Protein-coding regions in this window:
- a CDS encoding efflux RND transporter periplasmic adaptor subunit, whose translation is MKYVLPVVLALVVIGGGVWYAMRDESAVVPPRGAAASAQGGGFGAAQEEPLVIVDRVRREELSETVEALGTALANESVTLTAKVTDTVSAVSFEDGDYVEAGEILVQLTNQEEEALLAEAEANLEDAEAQLRRVEDLAEQGLAPRSELDVARTRAAAAQARLDSIVARLRDRLIRAPFSGLLGFRQVSPGTLVQPSTPITTLDDISTIKLDFTVPESFIGDMKPGSRVVARSVSYPGREFEGVVRTVGSRVDPITRAVPVRAHIPNEDRALRPGMLLTVEVVTQKRMALVVPESAVFQVQDRAYVYRVGPDHVARQHQIQVGARRFGIVEVTAGLEEGDLIVAEGIIKLRDGVRVRFEGAEQEISDSATSELRSAVASG
- a CDS encoding efflux RND transporter permease subunit, translating into MWLSDVSVKRPVFATVISLVLVAFGVLSFRDLTVREQPDVVPPVVQVQTSYPGASAAIIETRITQILEGELSGIEGVKSIRSTSRDGQSSVTVEFELDRDLDEAANDVRDRVSRILGRLPEDADPPSVSKSDSDTQPIMWLTLTSDRMGMMELTDYMERYVIDRFASIPGVSQIRVFGAGGPSMRIWLDRHALAARNLTVTDVENALRAENIELPAGRIESLDRDFQVRIARNYQTAEDFRRLVLFEGEDGHLVRLGEVADVEVGPRQHERMFRTNGATTTGFGVIKQSTANTVEVLDAVKAEVAKLNDEFPEGMRIITSGDDSIYIRSAIRSVYETILITTVLVGFVIFVFIGNLRAMLIPLVTIPVCLIASFSALAAFGYSINLVTLLALVLCIGLVVDDSIVVLENAHRRIETGEAPLLAAFNGTRQVSFAILASTAVLVSVFAPVAFLKDNIGRIFAELAVTMAAAIIFSCVLSLSLAPMLCSKLLKPATREGRLTHALDKGFEWVAAKYKAALHHSLKAPWAAAVVSIAIGFGAYALVRQVPQEYAPEEDQGQFNAQLQAPEGMSFEQMVEAGMQAESYMEPYFEDGTIQRGVVSVPGWGNAAGIVNVTLRPWDERTITTDELMEELNRKWAQIPSVRIIAFPRRSGGGGGGGGGQPVQIVLGGPTYEELAHWRDIIIDRASENPGLLRFDSDLKETQPQVLVRIDSDRAASLGVSTRAIGQTLQTMMSERTVTTYVVDGEEYDVVLQAKPEQRATYSDLRNIFVRSERSGQLIPLSNLVRLESIAGPSELNRYNRLRAVTISASLADGYTLGEALDYLENLVRTELPPTAQLDYRGESLEFKEASGSLLFTFGVALFVVFLVLAAQFESFVHPLVIMVTVPLAVAGGLFGLWITGMTLNIYSQIGIIMLVGIASKNGVLIVEFINQLRDQGREFTEAVEEAARIRFRPVIMTAFATMMGAVPLIFATGPGSSSQNTLGVVIFFGVLVATMLTLFVVPSFYHLFARHTGSPGEVAAKLRALQAGIARSAS
- a CDS encoding cytochrome P460 family protein, with the translated sequence MRLSVQNAVAAALSAAAVLVAAGAALGQSNGEADAALTAARYTDGGDLEFPANTDEWIVLGTGIGGGYEEGVLDPANPGPITVAQIEPSAYRYLLEHGRYADGTMLLLTFYRTQEKPEPALRGFVQGDVALREIHVIDRERYPEEGRAFFQYPPGTAVSEKLPLGSECVACHAEHGAFDGTFTQFYPPVRRFAD
- a CDS encoding aldo/keto reductase → MSTLPKSILGRTGLEVTKLGYGAMELRGVDHFPRLSAGEASALLNGVLDHGINYIDTSPDYGYSEELIGRHLAHRRNEFYLASKCGCPVEPPDVPYEDRKPHSFTRENIRAGVEQSLARMKTDHLDVVQFHLSPSRSVLERDDSLAELEALRDEGKVRFIGMSGTRPELEEHIEMGVFDVFQIPYSVLEREHEALIHEAARRGAGIVIRGGVARGVFVKDESVIDDYPAFLQAGFRARRRLWQQTKTDDLLEGITPMEFMLRFTISNPDMSTTIVGTASLAHLKDNVEAAAKGPLPNDLYEEARKRFAAAGQRSE
- a CDS encoding immunoglobulin-like domain-containing protein — its product is MIANAPALAELVFTSEPPTTATVGQTYSYRMTAENVPDDDDRDDDDDDDDGRLRFIARALPRWLEFDGHDTIFGTPGLEDIGEHRIRLRAKVKRDEVDQEFSITVDVVPSGPPPEGADLAASITVTPNPAAVGDRVTWQVTARNLADADVANFVLETAFSGDPPFGIDAVDDQSCSIEPRGDQTAVVCRWSPLLAGAARSADVSAIASAAGEVLAVARVSIVDAVPTDRNPANDEARAVLRVTEAGPGDGGPDSPPVLTLNGDSTITITVGETYDDAGASAVDDVDGDLTSLIVVDNPVDTNVIGRYSVTYDVVDSAGNVTTATRTVEVVPREPAGGGGGGAAGAALLLLVSCAMLGRRGNAKTRGPRRRAHSERCPAAANRFRASS
- a CDS encoding SAM-dependent methyltransferase, with protein sequence MNEVLSMKWVVPLLVVLFSVVSPSRAMAQPDLASILESPARPQEDRDRDASRRPAEVIEFFGIERGAHVADLLTGGGYWTRILVPLVGPEGRVFAGNNPFFDEFFGDAFDALLAEPAFASVVRIDGPVDEIALPEDGSLDAVIMVMAYHDLFLTDEDRGVLNRKVFAALKPGGVYGIIDHEAGEGVGASQVEALHRIEKRIVVDEIEAAGFRLADEADFLRNEADDHSSGIFDPEIAGNTDRFVLRFEKPSE